The following nucleotide sequence is from Cercospora beticola chromosome 2, complete sequence.
CTCAACAAATTCGTATCCTGTCATCTCTTCAGAAGTAAATCTTGGCGGGCCGCAATTCCAAGCGAATCGTGCAGCATGGGAGGATCTGCTTTTGAAATTTGAGAGAGCATTGATCGACTCCGTCACAGAGGGAGGGCAACAGTATCTCCTCAGGCATCAACAAAGAGGGCAGCTTCTTGGTCGGTCTCACACGTTGCGAAGTGAATTTACACGATCGACGGCGAGCTGACTTAGAATTGATGGTAGCTCGAGATCGAATAGCGCTTCTCCTAGATCCCGACTCGCCATTTCTGGAGCTCTGTCCTTTTGCTGGGTGGGATCAAGAAGACATTCCGCCTTGTGGCAACCTCATTTCTGGCATTGGCAGTGTTTGGTATGCTCCAGATCATAATTGTTGATCAGACTCTTCGATCTCAGGCTGAAGTTTTGTTCTCCAGCGGGCGACCTGCTCTCATCATCTCCCATATTCCAACCCAGAATGGCGGCTCATGGAGTAAACTCACTGGTGAGGTTGTGGATCATCGAAGGGTTGTCAAGGCGCGACTAATTAGGAATGACAGTACCGAAGCAAAATCGAGTGACCGAAATTGCAAATGAGAACAATTTGCCCATCGTAGCACTCGTGCAATCTGTACGTTGACCCATTTGCTTGAATCGCTTGAAAAGCATAGGGACTGATCAGCAATGACCGTAGGCAGGTGTATTCCTTCCTCATCAATTCGATATCTTCCACAAGGGTGGTCAGCTATTTCGCGACCTCTCTCAACGAAGCCAGAATGGGCAACAGTCTTGCTCTATCGTCTTCGGATCCTCAACTGCGGGCGGTGCTTACCAACCGGCCATGTCAGACTACACTATATTCGTCAAGGGCCAAGCACAAGTTTTTCTGGGTGGTCCTCCACTCGTCAAGATGGCCACAGGCGAGATCGTAGATGCCGAAACTCTTGGTGGGGCGGAAACGCATGCGAGGCTCACTGGGCTGGCTGATCAGATCGCGGTTGATGAGTGAGCATGTCGCTGAATTGCGGCTTTGCATACAAGCTGACACTTGTTCTGCCAGGTTCGATGCCATACGAAAAGCTCGAGAGTGGATGCTCACATTGCCGGAACCTTTCTCCGATCTCTCGACGATCGATGGTCCCTTGCCTCCGCGGTATCCTCCGGAAGAATTGTTGTCTCTGGTAGATCCAGACATCCGCAAACCATTCGATATGACGGAGGTACTGATCAGAATTGTCGATGATTCGCGAATATCCATGTTCAAGCCGAGCTTTGGCTCAAATCTCATCACCGCCTATGCGCAAATAATGGGCCACAATGTTGGGATCGTAGCCAACAGAATTCCTGTCATCAATGGAGACGAGGCTTCCAAAGGCGCACAATTTATTCGCCTTTGCAATCAGTCGTATGTGCAGTCCTAGTGCCCAGGATAGATTGAAGTTCGCTCGAAGCTGACTTTGTCGCAGAAACCTGCCAATACTCTTCCTGCACAATGTCACTGGATTCATGGTCGGAACCAAAGCCGAACATTCTGCCATTATCAAGAAAGGAGCACAGATGGTCTCGGCTGTGAGCTGTTCCAAGGTCCCCCACATCTCCATCATATTGGGCGCCTCTTATGGAGCAGGCAACTATGCCA
It contains:
- a CDS encoding uncharacterized protein (antiSMASH:Cluster_10~SMCOG1059:acetyl-CoA carboxylase, carboxyl transferase), which codes for MASTNSYPVISSEVNLGGPQFQANRAAWEDLLLKFERALIDSVTEGGQQYLLRHQQRGQLLARDRIALLLDPDSPFLELCPFAGWDQEDIPPCGNLISGIGSVCGRPALIISHIPTQNGGSWSKLTVPKQNRVTEIANENNLPIVALVQSAGVFLPHQFDIFHKGGQLFRDLSQRSQNGQQSCSIVFGSSTAGGAYQPAMSDYTIFVKGQAQVFLGGPPLVKMATGEIVDAETLGGAETHARLTGLADQIAVDEFDAIRKAREWMLTLPEPFSDLSTIDGPLPPRYPPEELLSLVDPDIRKPFDMTEVLIRIVDDSRISMFKPSFGSNLITAYAQIMGHNVGIVANRIPVINGDEASKGAQFIRLCNQSNLPILFLHNVTGFMVGTKAEHSAIIKKGAQMVSAVSCSKVPHISIILGASYGAGNYAMCGRSYKPRFMFTWPTGRCSVMGPDQLAGVMQNIEANSAKSKGKVLDQDAVTKQTEVLKQTVLRDCDPYRTSSALHDDGVIDPRDTRDIVGMCLEVVKIPGVEGAAAHSVLARL